The region TTCTATAATTCTGTAATCACAATCCCGAATGCGATGATGGCCAAGGAAACTATCGACAACATGGGAGTGCGTCCCTTCCGCCGTATTCGTCAGATCGTGGGTATAGCTTACGAAACTCCGCCTGACACAATCAAAGAATTCTGCGACCGAGTTCGCTACGCGATCAGACAAGAGCCTGCTGTTGTCACTGATACGGTGACTGTGAACTTTAACGGTTATGCCGATTCTCAATTAAACATTCTGGTACAATTCCATTTGCAAGTTCAAACCGGCCCCGAAGAAATGGAAAAACAACAAGCGATCTTTATTGAGATCCTAAAAATCGCTGCGGAGCTCAAAGTCGAATTCGCCTACCCAACACAAACAGTTTACTACCGTGGCGGCGGCGATCCTGAACCTCAACAACAACAACAACAACAGCAGCATCAGCAACCTGTCCCTACTTATTAAGCAAAAAGGCGCCTTCGGGCGCCTTTTCTTTTTTTATCCAGCATTTTTTAAGATCTTTTTCTTTCTGGATTCTATGACTGCGTCGATCAGGCCCAGTTCCTTGGCTTCGACAGCACTCATATAATGATCACGCTCCATCAGCTTCGTTAAATGTTTGGCACTTTGACCCGTGTGTTCGGCATAGATATCGATCAATTTCTTTTTTGATCTGACAAGTTCACGGGCGTGAATTTCGATGTCGCTCACTTGCCCGCTTAAGCTCCCCTCGCCTAGGTGAGGTTGATGGATTAAGATTTTACTATTGGGCATCGAGAAGCGTTTACCCCGTGTTCCGGCCGTCAGCAGAAATGATCCCATACTGGCAGCAACACCGATACAGTAAGTTGCAACATCGCACTTGATGTAATTCATGACATCGTAAATCGCGAGTCCCGCTGAGACCGAACCACCCGGGGAATTAATATAGAGATGAATATCTTTGTCGGGATTGTCTGATTCTAAAAATAACATCTGAGCAATCAGGGCGTTTGCGACCTCGTCGGTGACTGCGGTGCCTAAAATTAGAATACGATCCTTTAAAAGGCGCGAATAAACATCGTACGAACGTTCGCCGCTTGCGGTGCTTTCAATAACATATGGGATGGGTGTGGCCATGGTCTCTCTCCTTTGAATGGACGTGAATGAAAAGGAATACGTCTGCCGAAAGGATTATGTTGCAATCGCCATGCGCAGTATTTTGAGCTTTCCGAGTGGATCAAGATGATTCACTGAAACTGCGAGATGGAAATGACTGAACATAGAGTTTTTGAACCTGCTAAAACGATATCGACTTCAAGTCCCTTTTCGTCAGCGCGAGCGCCGCATTTGCGCTCTTTAAACTCTGCCACCAGCTTAGGAAAGAAGCTGGAAAAACCGATAAGCTGACTGTGATTAAGATTGCGATTTTTTCCATTCTCATTTTGATACATGGAATTGCTTCGGCAAAATCCGTCTATAAAGTCAAGTGTGAAAGCTTAGACGCATGCCCCGAGTCTGTAGTCGGTCTGAATTACGATGGTAAGTCTGTTTGTACCGGAGTTTTAGTGGCCGAAGATATCGTAGCCACTAACCTCCACTGTATTCCTGAAGATCTAAGACAAGGAAATGATGTTTCATGCAAAGGTCGCATCACCGTGACTTTTCCGGCGTCTCGCAGCCGTGAAGAGCAGTTTGAAGACTGTGAACAAGTGAAATGGGTTTCTCCGCAGTTAAAAGACACTCCATTAACACCTGATTGGGCCTTCTTAAAACTTTCTAAAAAAGCCCCGCGCATGTATGCCCCCATTAATACTAGCGGCATCTCTGATGGGGAAATACTGACTATATTTAAAATTGATCCCACAGATAAGGGAACGGGCATCTTACGCAAAGTCAGCTGCCCTGCAATCCAAAACTCGTTAGCAAATCCATTTTTTGTCGGAGTTAAAAGCCCGATTCTTGCGATGGTTCCTTGTGAAAGCATCAAAGGGAACTCCGGTTCACCGTTGATGTCTTCATCGATGGAAGTTAAAGGCCTTTTAAATTCTTCGGGAACCGCATCCGATGTGAACTTAAAAAAAGCACCGTTTTATCACGTAAGCTTTGGTTCTAACTTTGCTTGTTTAAATATTCCAGGATTGGCGGTCGCAAACGCTCCCCACCCGGATTGCAACAAATCGATTGTTTCTGAAAACATCAGAACCGCCGCTTCGACTTTAATCAGCCGATTCACAGACCCTTTAATGAAATCTTTTAATAGTGACGTAAATACGGAGCTGAATAAGCTCCATACCCAAAGCAAGTTCGTTATCCTGTGGGATGTGGATCAGAAAAACAAAGCATTTGATGGCATCCAGACACGCGTTAGTGACGTTGGATTTAAACCCTCATGCATCAACTTTAAAAAAGAAAAAATGCGACTGAAACAAGGAGCCCTGCAAACAGGGTTGGTTACCTACAACCTTGATTTCTTAGAGTGGGGCTTGGAGATTCACCTAGATGGAAGCGGACGCCCCAGAGCCGAACTAGTCCCAAAGAAGACCCAATCGACCTTGCAATTTAGCCCGGCCCACCTGACGACGGGTCAGCCCGTGAACTTTAAATACGGAAATCAGTCATTCACGTTGCCCTTTTGTGAAGACATAAAAAATCTAACTGCTGCAAAATGACCAATCAGACGAACTAGCTCCTGATTGCCGCTTAAAATAAAAAACCCCGGTT is a window of Bdellovibrio sp. SKB1291214 DNA encoding:
- a CDS encoding ATP-dependent Clp protease proteolytic subunit; the protein is MATPIPYVIESTASGERSYDVYSRLLKDRILILGTAVTDEVANALIAQMLFLESDNPDKDIHLYINSPGGSVSAGLAIYDVMNYIKCDVATYCIGVAASMGSFLLTAGTRGKRFSMPNSKILIHQPHLGEGSLSGQVSDIEIHARELVRSKKKLIDIYAEHTGQSAKHLTKLMERDHYMSAVEAKELGLIDAVIESRKKKILKNAG
- a CDS encoding trypsin-like serine peptidase; its protein translation is MIHGIASAKSVYKVKCESLDACPESVVGLNYDGKSVCTGVLVAEDIVATNLHCIPEDLRQGNDVSCKGRITVTFPASRSREEQFEDCEQVKWVSPQLKDTPLTPDWAFLKLSKKAPRMYAPINTSGISDGEILTIFKIDPTDKGTGILRKVSCPAIQNSLANPFFVGVKSPILAMVPCESIKGNSGSPLMSSSMEVKGLLNSSGTASDVNLKKAPFYHVSFGSNFACLNIPGLAVANAPHPDCNKSIVSENIRTAASTLISRFTDPLMKSFNSDVNTELNKLHTQSKFVILWDVDQKNKAFDGIQTRVSDVGFKPSCINFKKEKMRLKQGALQTGLVTYNLDFLEWGLEIHLDGSGRPRAELVPKKTQSTLQFSPAHLTTGQPVNFKYGNQSFTLPFCEDIKNLTAAK